In Pseudorasbora parva isolate DD20220531a chromosome 9, ASM2467924v1, whole genome shotgun sequence, the following proteins share a genomic window:
- the ppp2r3a gene encoding serine/threonine-protein phosphatase 2A regulatory subunit B'' subunit alpha isoform X2 encodes MMIKEASLREDPDLRGELAFLARGCDFVLPSRFKKRLKSFQQAQIQPEKKPGTPPPALTPAPSSPTPRPPSPPPAKVVATPPPSSINIPRFYFPKGLPNCAANYDEPIAKIEAAFTDFEEEKADIYEMGKIAKACGCPLYWKAPMFICAGGERTGFVSVHSFIATWRKLLHSCYDDASKFVYLLAKPGCNYLEQEDFIPLLQDIVDTHPGLTFLKDAPEFHSRYITTVIQRIFYTVNRSWTGKINMTELRRSNFLQTLALLEEEDDINQITDYFSYEHFYVIYCKFWELDTDHDLFIDPKDLARYNDHASSSRIIERLFSGAVTRGNSVQREGRMSYAEFVWFLISEEDKKNPTSIEYWFRCMDMDGDGVLSMFELEFLYEEQCERMEGMGIEPLPFQDLLCQMLDLVKPECPDKITLRDLKRCRMAHIFYDTFFNLEKYLDHEQRDPFAVQKDLDSDGPEPSDWDKYAAEEYEILVAEETANEQLREGSFDDDYESDELTVSSDIGSKMDKLVISDLSA; translated from the exons ATGATGATCAAGGAGGCTTCGTTAAGGGAGGATCCCGACTTGCGGGGGGAACTGGCCTTTTTGGCCCGAGGCTGTGACTTTGTCCTTCCATCACGGTTCAAGAAAAGGCTCAAGTCTTTCCAGCAAGCCCAG ATCCAGCCTGAGAAGAAACCTGGAACACCTCCTCCAGCTCTTACACCTGCACCCTCCTCGCCAACCCCACGGCCACCCAGTCCTCCACCTGCCAAAGTGGTGGCCACACCCCCACCCTCCTCCATAAACATTCCACGCTTCTACTTCCCCAAAGGCCTTCCGAACTGTGCAGCCAACTATGACGAACCCATTGCCAAAATCGAGGCAGCCTTCACAGATTTTGAGGAGGAGAAAGCTGACATTTATGAAATGGGGAAGATAGCGAAG GCATGCGGATGTCCCCTCTATTGGAAAGCACCAATGTTCATTTGTGCTGGCGGAGAGCGAACAGGTTTTGTTTCTGTTCACTCATTCATTGCAACATGGAGAAA GTTATTGCACAGCTGCTATGATGATGCATCCAAGTTTGTTTACTTGCTGGCCAAACCAGGCTGCAATTACCTGGAACAAGAAGATTTCATCCCTCTATTACAG gaCATTGTGGACACTCATCCAGGCCTGACATTTTTGAAAGATGCTCCTGAATTCCATTCCCGGTACATCACAACA GTGATCCAGAGAATATTTTACACAGTTAATCGCTCCTGGACAGGCAAGATCAACATGACAGAGCTCAGAAGAAGCAACTTCCTCCAG ACACTAGCCCTGCTGGAAGAAGAAGACGACATCAATCAAATTACAGATTATTTCTCTTATGAGCACTTCTATGTCATTTACTGTAAATTCTGGGAGCTGGACACTGACCATGACCTCTTCATTGACCCTAAGGACCTGGCCAGGTACAATGACCATG CTTCATCAAGTAGAATCATTGAGAGGCTGTTCTCAGGAGCTGTCACAAG GGGAAACTCAGTGCAGAGAGAAGGAAGAATGAGCTACGCCGAGTTTGTTTGGTTCCTCATTTCAGAAGAGGACAAAAAGAACCCCACAAG TATAGAGTACTGGTTCCGCTGTATGGACATGGATGGAGATGGTGTTCTGTCCATGTTTGAACTGGAGTTTCTCTATGAGGAGCAGTGTGAACGCATGGAGGGTATGGGCATTGAACCACTGCCCTTCCAGGATCTTCTGTGCCAGATGCTGGACTTAGTTAAACCAGAATGCCCAG ATAAAATTACTCTTCGAGATTTGAAACGCTGCAGGATGGCACATATATTCTACGACACCTTCTTCAATCTGGAGAAGTACCTGGACCATGAGCAGAGAGATCCCTTTGCAGTGCAGAAG GATTTGGATAGTGACGGTCCTGAGCCCTCAGACTGGGACAAGTATGCTGCCGAAGAGTATGAGATTCTTGTGGCAGAGGAGACGGCCAATGAACAGCTACGAGAGGG ATCTTTCGACGACGATTATGAGTCCGATGAGCTCACAGTCTCCTCAGACATCGGAAGTAAAATGGATAAGCTGGTCATATCTGATTTGTCGGCGTAG